A single genomic interval of Zobellia nedashkovskayae harbors:
- a CDS encoding 1-acyl-sn-glycerol-3-phosphate acyltransferase, producing the protein MIRANHSKLWVRISKYYSKVLIGFFFGSVKYNGQYEEKGLPILMISNHFSFYDGFIQILLNFKVFKRRFYFMMLEKELSKNMLLTKIGASSISKGRRSSLKSLDYAVELLQDKENLFLFFPQGKIKSIYIREFTFEKGLLSHVLENVKNDYQLVFNINLINYGTNLRPDLCVYYETQTINADTTADAIEREFNRFAKACFTKLGA; encoded by the coding sequence ATGATACGAGCCAATCATAGTAAGTTATGGGTTAGAATATCTAAATATTATTCGAAAGTATTAATTGGCTTTTTTTTTGGGAGTGTTAAGTATAACGGTCAGTATGAAGAAAAAGGGCTTCCTATTCTAATGATAAGTAACCATTTTTCGTTTTACGATGGCTTTATCCAAATCTTATTAAATTTCAAAGTTTTTAAGCGAAGGTTTTATTTTATGATGCTTGAGAAGGAGTTGAGTAAAAATATGCTTTTAACTAAAATAGGGGCTAGTTCCATAAGCAAAGGCAGGCGTTCTAGTTTAAAGAGTCTAGATTATGCCGTTGAATTGTTACAGGATAAAGAGAATCTATTTCTATTTTTCCCACAAGGAAAAATTAAGAGCATATACATACGAGAGTTTACTTTTGAAAAAGGCTTGCTTTCACATGTTTTGGAAAACGTAAAGAACGATTATCAGTTGGTTTTTAATATCAACCTGATTAATTATGGAACCAATCTTAGACCAGATTTATGTGTGTATTATGAAACACAGACTATAAATGCAGATACTACTGCCGATGCTATAGAAAGAGAATTCAATCGTTTTGCTAAAGCATGTTTTACAAAACTAGGAGCCTAA
- a CDS encoding RbsD/FucU domain-containing protein yields the protein MLKTPVIHPTIMEALARSGHFAQVVIADGNLPVGAMTGPNSTTVHLNFRPGLLDALTVLEGILEVCPVQGAIVMEKPAEANAEIHDAYKKLLGEVTWDEMERWAFYDKIRDPNTTLIIQTGEQRRFANLILTVGVVKMAEESGF from the coding sequence ATGCTAAAAACTCCGGTAATACACCCAACAATCATGGAAGCACTTGCGCGTTCCGGCCATTTTGCACAGGTTGTCATTGCAGACGGTAATTTACCCGTTGGTGCCATGACAGGACCTAATTCCACCACCGTACACCTTAACTTTCGTCCGGGACTATTAGATGCGCTTACCGTGCTTGAGGGAATATTAGAAGTTTGCCCTGTACAAGGTGCTATTGTTATGGAAAAACCTGCAGAAGCAAACGCAGAAATTCACGATGCCTATAAAAAATTATTGGGAGAAGTAACCTGGGACGAGATGGAACGTTGGGCTTTCTATGACAAAATTAGAGACCCTAATACGACCTTAATTATTCAAACCGGAGAACAGCGTCGTTTCGCTAATCTAATTCTAACCGTTGGCGTGGTAAAAATGGCCGAAGAAAGTGGCTTTTAA
- a CDS encoding DUF4056 domain-containing protein: protein MKFNLYKATLYSIKLLLLLAFVVNPATTYAQGIPDDVDLDKIPPRIIRACCAFGYDLKLWGVPFVNIDQVISVDDLDEHHYMGNKSEGIGTIYSHKGGFIDIGHLRDQIDWTRYLYTVILDSRGKGEVILPLRNEAGRKTLYLNIPAQLTSSDCILLAGKITYDFSLWHEISTWFGASTIPLMPEKFSSFSVEDVYSNLLGIHVGMQALHSKLPFNTAATEIINSTLDSLDVVKTTQETYDAYDAVIHKWYTNKKRIPRKSVTLKRDPDVLNSSRPWIVPNQTNTISNPITLDVPLLSTKGELLTSFYQFTIDLNHRFPMEEIFPNRESSLINQDDFGVLLNRIAADLQIMEQNTLAENK from the coding sequence ATGAAATTTAACCTGTACAAAGCAACACTATATAGCATAAAACTACTATTGCTATTGGCTTTTGTTGTCAATCCAGCAACTACTTATGCCCAAGGTATTCCTGATGATGTTGATCTAGATAAAATCCCACCGCGTATTATTAGAGCCTGTTGTGCTTTTGGATATGACCTAAAATTATGGGGCGTGCCATTTGTAAATATCGATCAGGTGATTAGTGTAGACGATTTAGATGAGCATCACTATATGGGTAATAAGAGTGAAGGCATTGGAACCATTTATTCCCATAAAGGAGGCTTTATAGATATTGGACACTTACGAGATCAAATTGATTGGACGCGCTATCTGTATACCGTTATTTTAGATAGTAGAGGTAAGGGAGAAGTGATTTTACCTTTGCGTAACGAAGCAGGGCGCAAGACTTTATATTTGAATATACCAGCACAGCTTACTAGTAGCGACTGCATTCTATTAGCAGGAAAAATAACATATGACTTTTCTCTATGGCATGAGATTTCTACGTGGTTTGGTGCATCCACTATTCCTTTAATGCCAGAGAAATTCTCTAGTTTCTCGGTAGAGGATGTGTATTCCAACTTACTAGGGATTCATGTAGGGATGCAAGCCTTGCATTCTAAGCTCCCTTTTAACACTGCTGCAACAGAAATTATCAATTCTACATTAGATAGCTTAGATGTGGTAAAAACCACTCAAGAAACCTACGATGCTTATGATGCGGTCATTCACAAATGGTACACGAATAAAAAGCGCATACCCCGTAAAAGTGTAACGCTAAAGCGTGATCCGGATGTTCTTAATTCAAGTCGTCCATGGATAGTTCCTAATCAAACAAATACTATTAGCAATCCAATTACTTTAGATGTACCTCTTTTAAGTACTAAGGGAGAGCTGCTTACCAGTTTTTATCAGTTTACCATTGATCTGAATCACAGGTTTCCTATGGAAGAGATTTTTCCAAATCGTGAAAGTAGCCTCATCAACCAAGATGATTTTGGTGTATTACTAAATAGAATTGCCGCTGATTTACAAATCATGGAACAAAATACATTGGCAGAGAACAAATAA
- a CDS encoding DUF4932 domain-containing protein, producing MGKTMLYLLVFAAFVACRNNKPKIIEKNAPKTEVKSIEYETNRNIITFRIAYNLIKENRQWATRPNPVRDDLLSSFEQFENHEVLDLIKQYGGDNAISLYLLHKKEFPEFGDKYTISKKNKEYELNDSTQTGLDPKWNLLYKSLHDFYLKANVDAFIEEHLYYYEGAIQEISTIARDFDLVGKMEEYTNQINDRYVISPEPLFITGGWRGIGPSIKTDEISIAYQFISPSDRIDLTNFSRDSVKQFGYNDKDFIRNLCVHEFGHSFVNASFYNQEISEFIQNHEFLITEEIKETMQREGIGNLTGYLVEHVVRLLEIRIASIYFGNENAQKIRDENKGFIYLEKMENELIERFEKNRDKYPTYADFIPELIKVVEK from the coding sequence ATGGGAAAGACAATGCTCTATTTATTGGTATTCGCTGCATTTGTTGCTTGCAGAAACAATAAACCAAAAATTATTGAAAAAAACGCACCAAAGACAGAAGTAAAATCAATCGAATATGAGACCAATAGAAATATAATCACTTTTAGAATTGCCTATAATCTTATTAAAGAAAATCGTCAATGGGCAACAAGACCAAACCCAGTAAGAGATGATCTGCTAAGTTCTTTTGAACAATTCGAAAATCATGAAGTCCTAGATTTAATAAAACAATATGGTGGAGATAATGCTATTTCATTATACCTTCTACATAAGAAGGAGTTTCCTGAATTTGGGGACAAGTACACAATATCCAAAAAAAATAAAGAATACGAACTAAATGATTCAACACAAACTGGACTAGATCCAAAATGGAACTTATTATACAAATCTCTCCACGACTTTTATCTTAAGGCCAATGTTGATGCATTTATAGAAGAACACCTTTACTATTATGAAGGAGCCATTCAGGAAATATCTACAATTGCAAGGGATTTTGATTTAGTTGGAAAAATGGAAGAATACACAAACCAAATAAATGACCGTTATGTTATATCACCTGAGCCTCTTTTTATAACGGGAGGTTGGCGAGGTATTGGACCGAGTATAAAAACAGATGAAATTTCAATCGCCTATCAATTTATCAGCCCTTCAGATAGAATTGATTTAACTAATTTTTCTAGAGACTCAGTAAAACAATTTGGTTATAACGACAAAGATTTCATAAGAAATTTGTGTGTACATGAATTTGGTCATTCTTTCGTAAATGCTTCATTCTACAATCAAGAAATATCTGAATTTATTCAAAATCATGAATTCTTAATAACCGAAGAGATAAAAGAAACTATGCAACGAGAAGGCATTGGCAATTTAACAGGTTATTTGGTAGAACATGTAGTAAGGTTATTAGAAATTCGAATTGCATCAATTTATTTCGGCAATGAAAATGCACAAAAAATAAGGGACGAAAACAAGGGTTTTATTTATCTCGAAAAAATGGAAAATGAATTAATTGAGCGATTTGAAAAAAATAGAGATAAATATCCAACTTATGCTGATTTTATCCCTGAATTAATAAAGGTCGTAGAAAAATAA
- a CDS encoding SDR family oxidoreductase — protein MGKLEGKVAVITGGASGIGLATAQEFINNGAKVVVFSRGQDALDAAVKQLGPNSHAVKGDVTNHADLERLFSETNSKFGGVDTLFINVGKGKLAPVADTDEAFFDDMMNVNFKGSFFTLQKGIKNLNDNASVIITTSYLNEVGFGGSSLLSASKAALRSLVRVASAELADKGIRVNAVSPGPIGTPFWGKIGLPDDILAGAAEAITAQTALKRFGNPEEVAKAVLFLASDDSSYIIGEEIPVHGGINSI, from the coding sequence ATGGGAAAATTAGAAGGAAAAGTAGCCGTTATTACTGGAGGAGCTAGCGGTATTGGTTTAGCAACAGCGCAAGAATTTATCAATAATGGAGCAAAAGTAGTTGTTTTTAGTAGAGGTCAGGATGCTTTAGATGCTGCAGTGAAACAATTAGGACCTAATAGTCATGCTGTAAAAGGAGATGTGACAAATCATGCTGATTTAGAGAGGTTATTTTCAGAAACCAACTCTAAATTTGGAGGTGTTGATACATTATTCATTAATGTAGGAAAAGGAAAATTAGCACCTGTAGCAGATACAGATGAAGCATTTTTTGATGATATGATGAATGTCAACTTTAAAGGATCATTTTTTACATTGCAAAAAGGAATTAAAAATTTAAATGATAATGCTTCCGTAATTATAACTACGTCTTATTTAAACGAAGTTGGTTTTGGTGGGAGTAGTTTATTAAGTGCCAGTAAAGCAGCTTTAAGATCATTAGTTCGTGTTGCTTCTGCAGAACTTGCAGACAAAGGAATACGTGTAAATGCAGTTAGTCCTGGTCCAATAGGAACTCCGTTTTGGGGTAAAATAGGTCTGCCAGATGATATACTTGCCGGTGCGGCAGAAGCTATTACGGCACAAACAGCTTTAAAACGTTTTGGAAATCCAGAAGAAGTAGCAAAAGCAGTATTGTTTTTGGCCTCGGACGATTCTTCATATATAATTGGTGAAGAAATTCCTGTACATGGAGGAATTAATTCTATATAA
- a CDS encoding RNA polymerase sigma factor, which yields MTDFLSDNYTDFDDTKLVALSIDGDKKALQTLIIRHQLFVYNLALKMVGNVQDAEDLTQEVFIKIITALSKFKGESKFTTWLYRITVNHFINSKKQSSKLRFVSFDNYFNTIDNVPSSDLNEQEEKELKDTIEEIRINCTTGMLLCLSKEQRMIYILGEMFEIGHTLGGEILGITPGNFRVKLTRTRKELYNWMNKRCGLVNSSNPCRCSKKTRGYISEGKVDPNNLKFNTRHTSRISEISKKKAVTFTNTVDELNKKVFQSHPAQTPIQSSKIINDILNNDLIKSILEL from the coding sequence ATGACAGATTTCCTTTCAGATAATTATACAGATTTTGATGATACTAAATTAGTTGCACTATCAATAGATGGAGATAAGAAAGCACTTCAGACTCTCATTATTCGTCATCAACTTTTTGTTTATAACCTAGCCCTTAAAATGGTAGGTAATGTTCAGGATGCAGAAGATTTAACGCAAGAAGTTTTTATAAAAATAATTACAGCTTTATCAAAATTTAAAGGCGAAAGTAAATTCACGACTTGGTTGTATAGAATTACGGTTAATCATTTTATTAATAGTAAAAAACAAAGCTCAAAATTGAGGTTTGTAAGCTTTGACAACTATTTTAATACAATAGACAATGTTCCTAGTTCCGATTTAAACGAGCAGGAAGAAAAAGAGCTTAAGGATACTATTGAAGAAATTAGAATTAATTGTACCACAGGTATGTTACTTTGTTTATCAAAAGAGCAAAGAATGATTTATATTTTAGGCGAAATGTTTGAAATAGGGCATACGCTTGGAGGAGAGATTTTAGGAATTACCCCTGGTAATTTTAGAGTTAAACTTACTAGAACTCGTAAAGAACTTTATAATTGGATGAACAAAAGATGTGGATTAGTTAATTCTAGTAATCCTTGTAGATGTTCCAAGAAAACAAGAGGTTATATAAGTGAAGGAAAAGTGGACCCTAATAATTTAAAATTCAATACTAGGCATACCTCTAGAATTAGTGAAATTTCAAAAAAGAAAGCTGTTACATTTACCAATACGGTAGATGAACTGAACAAAAAAGTATTCCAAAGTCATCCTGCACAAACACCAATACAATCATCAAAAATCATTAATGACATTTTAAATAACGATTTAATTAAATCGATTTTAGAATTGTAG
- a CDS encoding class I SAM-dependent methyltransferase, with translation MTDTHSKRWNDRYQEKEFAYGTKPNEFFKEHILKLKTGKILLGAEGEGRNAVYAAKIGWNVSAFDISIEGKNKALKLAEENKVSIDYQVGLLPNLNYGDEEFDAIALIYAHFPPNIRTAYHKILDKKLKKGGIIILEAFGKNNLEYQKKNPKIGGPKDLDSLFSTDELKSDFGNYEVLESVEMEIELNEGLYHNGKGSVTRFVGLKK, from the coding sequence ATGACGGATACTCACTCAAAAAGATGGAATGATAGATATCAAGAAAAGGAATTTGCCTATGGAACCAAGCCTAATGAATTCTTCAAGGAACATATCCTGAAACTTAAAACCGGAAAAATACTTTTAGGAGCGGAAGGTGAAGGTAGAAATGCTGTTTATGCTGCCAAAATTGGTTGGAATGTCTCTGCCTTTGATATAAGTATTGAAGGAAAAAACAAGGCCTTGAAACTTGCCGAAGAAAATAAGGTCTCAATTGACTACCAAGTTGGGCTATTACCTAACTTGAATTATGGAGATGAAGAATTTGATGCTATAGCTCTTATTTACGCACATTTTCCACCAAATATTAGGACGGCATATCATAAGATACTGGACAAAAAATTAAAAAAAGGCGGAATTATAATATTGGAGGCATTTGGTAAAAACAATCTTGAATATCAGAAGAAGAACCCCAAAATTGGTGGACCAAAAGACTTGGATTCATTATTTTCAACGGACGAATTAAAATCGGACTTTGGAAATTACGAGGTCTTGGAGTCAGTAGAAATGGAAATTGAATTAAACGAAGGACTTTATCACAATGGAAAAGGCTCTGTAACAAGGTTTGTAGGATTAAAAAAATAA
- a CDS encoding cyclic nucleotide-binding domain-containing protein, translated as MKEEISISQLQEKFPNGKIKNYEKGHTICFIHKKVRTFRWLLEGSIAYYIPTDNPDKDVLVCQNSEPFSTLGLNGFTTPKRYIYKVLIASQKAVFFEIPFEQIETYLQEGHQNILLKNIGAKLYHLLHTALLKQSELLNPVRFQPFVEDRKFHVSTVAEKEEIISLMRRSPFLDYFEEKQLSAMATFAERREYEADEVLYVQDGSSNGLFILIDGEVTIKRIENSIEIKQRSIKNSGFVFGWSCLLKQKDSCSAITRTRTSAYFIHDHDLMGLFQKDDVFEGHFFQRLIWFMGNQLNAAFIRYVGLLGKHNLQAVFQLIKNNKSRLSVSSPLHQVPHLLKSNNTKKLAYDALTSLLDNGSALERHIASLSLELLTEDKKECNFISGLEKIYSNVAERDATDLDYNRKVCATLTKEVFEEVPYVIEGWENLPETTGHIFTYNHLVNDTHYTLNNSFQITLDSHFISAKVLHEKYGEPGIRTVRIGRGQEYGHQNYYDNLGHINVYTKDSELTSSENVEQARNIFYEEASKHLSNNYNLIISPEGTSYRTEESPGPFRMGAFKLAAGQEKEPLIVPIVMVNFDDRIGRSLFYCKIGEPFLLSEKIASKSNEDIYAFVEKYQAQYKIDVQKARNRAEELFISPGGTVNNEEPPAMWSNEIKRLKRRVKKLKTQDNLIAIYGSSSVRLWVHMQRDLLPFNTINLGFGGSTFAWCIHYFDEIFVEVNPSKIVLYAGENDLNQGRTPQEVMADCHELVGMVRAKYPDVALAFISLKPSVEREQMIPLIIETNLLLSKYTISDLNAQYINVFNHMISTDNRPIPELYLSDGLHLNKEGYAIWSSVIKDALQSVALLELEN; from the coding sequence TTGAAAGAAGAAATCAGTATTTCACAACTGCAAGAAAAATTCCCTAACGGAAAAATCAAAAATTATGAAAAGGGTCATACCATATGCTTTATTCATAAGAAAGTAAGAACGTTTAGGTGGCTTTTAGAAGGTAGTATAGCATACTATATTCCAACTGATAATCCTGATAAAGATGTATTAGTCTGCCAAAACTCCGAGCCGTTTTCTACTTTAGGTCTTAATGGGTTCACTACACCAAAACGCTATATCTACAAGGTGTTAATAGCTTCTCAAAAAGCGGTGTTCTTTGAAATTCCTTTTGAACAAATTGAAACGTATTTGCAAGAAGGGCATCAAAATATACTTCTTAAAAATATTGGGGCAAAGCTATATCACCTTTTGCACACAGCACTATTAAAGCAATCGGAATTATTAAATCCGGTTCGGTTTCAGCCTTTTGTGGAAGATCGTAAATTTCATGTTTCAACAGTAGCGGAAAAGGAAGAAATTATCTCTCTTATGAGACGTTCTCCATTTTTAGATTATTTTGAGGAGAAACAATTGTCTGCCATGGCAACATTTGCAGAGCGTAGAGAATATGAAGCAGATGAAGTTTTATATGTTCAGGACGGTTCTAGTAATGGGTTATTTATTTTAATTGATGGAGAGGTCACTATTAAGCGGATTGAGAATTCAATTGAAATTAAACAACGTTCCATCAAGAATTCGGGATTTGTGTTTGGTTGGTCTTGTTTGTTAAAACAGAAGGATAGCTGTTCTGCAATTACGCGTACCAGAACCTCTGCTTATTTTATTCATGATCATGATTTAATGGGTTTGTTTCAAAAAGATGATGTTTTCGAAGGTCATTTTTTTCAGCGTTTAATATGGTTTATGGGAAATCAACTTAACGCTGCATTCATAAGATATGTGGGCTTACTTGGTAAACATAATCTTCAGGCGGTATTTCAGCTGATTAAGAACAATAAATCGCGCTTATCTGTTTCATCTCCTTTACACCAAGTGCCACATCTTTTAAAAAGCAACAATACTAAAAAACTGGCTTATGATGCCCTAACTTCATTGTTGGATAATGGTAGTGCTCTAGAAAGGCATATTGCATCTTTAAGTTTGGAGTTGTTGACGGAAGATAAAAAAGAGTGCAATTTTATAAGTGGATTGGAGAAAATCTATTCAAACGTTGCGGAAAGAGATGCTACGGACCTTGATTATAATCGCAAAGTTTGCGCTACATTAACCAAGGAGGTTTTTGAAGAGGTTCCTTATGTGATTGAGGGATGGGAAAATTTACCCGAGACTACGGGTCATATTTTTACTTATAACCATTTGGTTAACGATACGCATTACACGTTAAATAATAGCTTTCAAATTACATTAGATTCCCATTTTATAAGTGCGAAGGTTTTACATGAAAAATATGGGGAGCCTGGTATTAGAACCGTGCGCATTGGTAGAGGACAAGAATATGGTCACCAAAATTATTATGATAATTTGGGACACATTAATGTGTATACCAAAGATTCTGAGCTTACGTCATCTGAAAATGTGGAACAGGCCCGAAACATATTTTATGAAGAAGCCTCAAAACATTTAAGCAATAACTATAATTTAATTATTAGTCCCGAAGGAACTTCTTATAGAACGGAAGAATCTCCTGGTCCTTTTAGAATGGGAGCCTTTAAATTGGCTGCCGGTCAGGAAAAGGAACCGCTAATAGTACCTATAGTAATGGTAAATTTTGATGATAGAATAGGAAGGTCTTTGTTTTATTGTAAAATAGGGGAGCCGTTCCTGTTAAGTGAAAAGATAGCGTCAAAAAGTAACGAAGATATTTATGCTTTTGTAGAAAAGTATCAAGCGCAATATAAAATTGATGTTCAAAAGGCTAGAAATAGGGCAGAAGAATTATTTATATCTCCGGGTGGGACGGTAAATAACGAAGAACCACCTGCAATGTGGTCCAATGAAATTAAAAGATTAAAAAGAAGAGTGAAAAAATTGAAGACCCAAGACAATCTCATAGCAATTTACGGAAGTTCTTCTGTACGTTTATGGGTACATATGCAGAGAGATTTACTTCCTTTTAATACGATAAATCTTGGTTTTGGAGGCTCTACATTTGCTTGGTGTATTCATTATTTCGATGAAATATTTGTAGAGGTCAACCCGTCTAAAATAGTGCTTTATGCCGGAGAGAATGATTTAAATCAAGGAAGGACTCCGCAAGAGGTAATGGCAGATTGTCACGAATTAGTGGGCATGGTTAGAGCAAAATATCCAGACGTAGCATTGGCCTTTATAAGTTTAAAACCAAGTGTTGAACGAGAGCAGATGATTCCGCTAATAATAGAAACCAATTTGTTGCTTTCTAAATACACGATTTCCGATTTAAATGCGCAATATATAAACGTGTTTAACCATATGATTAGCACTGATAACAGACCTATACCAGAATTATATCTATCAGATGGGTTACATTTAAATAAAGAAGGATATGCTATCTGGAGCAGCGTCATTAAAGATGCTTTGCAGTCTGTGGCTTTGTTAGAATTAGAAAACTAA
- a CDS encoding tetratricopeptide repeat protein, whose translation MERPQYITRLVIVIFTLLLTMQSGFSQSTTYRDSIYKAYSRGKMHKWYELMQTCEKNVNENSIEEQLELVSYYYGYTAWLIGAEKYDTAEDYIEKSEQIIDKLLDQSPKNATLLAYKGAYIAFTIGISKFKAVYLGPKSMRYINESIELDPENIQGNIEKGNSMYYRPAVFGGDKTEAIAYYVKAVKSFEKQGLVVNNWMYINTMTALGQAYEATDQIQLAKLCYEKIIRIFPNFMWVEDELYPDMLKRNNL comes from the coding sequence ATGGAAAGGCCGCAATATATTACAAGATTAGTTATTGTGATTTTCACTTTGTTGCTTACAATGCAATCTGGTTTTTCTCAGAGCACCACCTACCGCGATTCAATTTACAAGGCATATTCTAGAGGTAAAATGCATAAGTGGTATGAACTCATGCAGACTTGCGAAAAAAATGTAAATGAGAATAGTATAGAAGAGCAATTAGAGCTTGTTAGTTATTATTACGGTTATACGGCATGGTTAATTGGTGCCGAAAAATATGATACTGCGGAAGATTACATTGAGAAATCTGAACAAATTATTGATAAGTTATTAGATCAATCACCAAAAAATGCAACCCTTCTGGCCTACAAAGGAGCTTACATTGCCTTTACCATTGGTATCTCAAAGTTTAAGGCTGTTTACTTAGGTCCCAAAAGCATGCGATATATTAACGAATCTATAGAATTAGACCCGGAGAATATTCAAGGTAATATAGAGAAGGGAAACTCAATGTATTATCGTCCAGCGGTTTTTGGAGGAGATAAAACTGAAGCAATAGCATATTATGTAAAGGCAGTTAAAAGTTTTGAAAAACAAGGATTGGTAGTTAATAATTGGATGTACATAAACACCATGACAGCTTTAGGGCAAGCTTACGAAGCTACCGATCAAATACAGCTGGCCAAACTTTGCTATGAAAAAATAATTCGCATATTTCCTAATTTTATGTGGGTTGAAGATGAACTCTATCCGGACATGCTGAAGCGTAATAATCTATGA
- a CDS encoding SDR family NAD(P)-dependent oxidoreductase, producing MENNKIAGKNVLITAGAQGIGESITKHFIDSGANVAIHYFSSADTANQLVEYATSKGQKAVAIGGDLTKEADANTMVQKTAEAFGGLDILINNAGSLVARRMLSEMEAEFWHKVMDINLTSMMFVTKAAAPYLAKNDNSSIVNLASLAGRKGGHPGSLAYSTSKGAILTFTRALSAELGPKGTRVNAVSPGLILGTSFHNTHTTKESAAETTAGIPIQRAGNAADVARAVLFLASEYDGFITGATLDINGGVYNM from the coding sequence ATGGAAAACAATAAGATAGCCGGAAAAAATGTTCTCATCACCGCTGGGGCTCAAGGAATTGGTGAATCAATCACTAAACACTTTATTGATAGTGGAGCCAACGTTGCCATTCATTATTTTTCTAGCGCAGATACCGCAAACCAATTGGTAGAATATGCAACTAGCAAAGGGCAAAAAGCGGTTGCCATAGGAGGTGACTTAACTAAGGAAGCCGATGCAAATACAATGGTTCAAAAAACGGCAGAAGCGTTTGGTGGTCTAGATATATTGATCAACAACGCAGGTTCTCTGGTTGCACGCAGAATGTTGAGCGAAATGGAAGCTGAATTCTGGCACAAGGTAATGGACATTAACCTTACATCTATGATGTTCGTGACAAAAGCCGCAGCTCCTTACCTGGCTAAAAACGACAACAGTAGTATTGTTAATTTGGCGTCACTTGCCGGACGTAAAGGTGGTCACCCAGGGTCATTGGCCTACTCTACAAGTAAAGGCGCTATACTAACGTTTACAAGAGCACTATCTGCAGAATTAGGACCTAAAGGTACTAGAGTGAACGCTGTATCTCCAGGCCTTATCCTTGGCACTTCATTTCACAACACACATACAACAAAAGAATCAGCAGCAGAAACAACTGCCGGTATTCCCATACAACGTGCAGGTAACGCAGCAGACGTAGCCCGTGCGGTTTTATTTCTCGCGTCAGAATACGACGGTTTTATTACTGGTGCAACACTAGATATTAATGGCGGTGTCTACAATATGTAG
- a CDS encoding glycosyltransferase: MIYCCYFLMGLLIIRLLVALVNYLSFAYLPKATPLAAAPFISILIPARDEEENIGTLLEQLSRLEYSALEIIVYNDNSTDKTEDIIKERKVINPNIKLINGGVLPNGWLGKNHACHQLSKAATGDVLLFLDADVSVKKDLIKRSISHFQKYELHLLSIFPKQIMKSFGEKVSVPLMNWILLSLLPLFLIRNSKNKAFSAANGQFMMFKAVTYKDMWPHEKCKAHRVEDIAIIKLFKQKGLACDTLLGDTDISCRMYDGLDTAVEGFTKNIFQFFGNSMLITISFGIITTIAPFVLYFNMGVWWFTAYIAGIVSIRFFVSLASQQSVVQNLLLAIPQHLIFLVIIIKGLINNQQKRLIWKGRNILQD; the protein is encoded by the coding sequence ATGATTTATTGCTGTTATTTTCTTATGGGCTTGCTCATTATCAGGTTGCTTGTAGCACTTGTTAATTACCTTTCGTTTGCCTATTTGCCAAAAGCAACTCCATTAGCGGCAGCCCCCTTCATTTCAATTTTAATACCCGCTCGCGATGAGGAAGAAAATATAGGAACCTTACTAGAGCAATTATCTAGGTTGGAATACAGCGCTCTTGAAATCATCGTGTACAACGATAACTCAACCGATAAGACGGAAGACATTATAAAAGAGAGGAAGGTAATAAACCCCAATATTAAACTTATAAATGGGGGAGTGCTTCCCAATGGTTGGTTAGGGAAGAATCATGCCTGTCACCAACTGTCAAAAGCGGCTACGGGAGATGTATTACTCTTTTTGGATGCGGACGTAAGCGTGAAAAAAGACTTGATTAAACGTAGCATCAGCCATTTTCAGAAATATGAACTTCACTTGTTATCCATATTCCCAAAGCAAATAATGAAGTCTTTTGGAGAAAAAGTTTCCGTACCGCTAATGAATTGGATTTTGTTAAGTTTACTTCCACTTTTTCTAATTAGAAATTCAAAAAATAAAGCCTTTTCAGCGGCCAATGGGCAATTCATGATGTTTAAAGCAGTTACGTATAAAGACATGTGGCCGCATGAGAAATGTAAGGCCCATAGGGTAGAAGACATTGCTATTATAAAATTATTTAAACAGAAAGGTTTAGCCTGCGATACGCTCTTAGGCGATACTGATATTTCTTGCCGTATGTATGACGGGTTAGATACTGCTGTTGAGGGATTTACAAAAAACATTTTTCAATTTTTTGGAAATAGTATGTTGATTACTATTTCTTTTGGAATTATAACCACAATTGCTCCATTTGTCCTTTATTTTAATATGGGTGTATGGTGGTTTACCGCTTATATTGCTGGCATAGTGTCAATTCGTTTTTTTGTAAGTTTGGCAAGCCAACAATCAGTGGTTCAAAATTTACTGTTGGCAATTCCACAGCACCTAATATTTCTTGTAATAATAATTAAAGGACTCATTAACAACCAACAGAAGCGATTAATATGGAAAGGCCGCAATATATTACAAGATTAG